Below is a window of Anaerobacillus alkaliphilus DNA.
AGTTTCAAAAGGGAACGTAAGACTGCCTCACGTGACATTTGATGGCAGAGGAAGTTTCAAAAGGGAACGCAAGACTGCCTCACGTGACATTTGATGGCAGAGGAAGTTTCAAAAGGGAACGCAAGACTGCCTCACGTGACATTTGATGGCAGAGGAAGTTTCAAAAGGGAACGCAAGACCGCCTCACGTGACATTTGAAGCGAGAAATTGTTTCAAAAGGGAACGTAAGAGAGTCTCCCCTGTAAACTCGTTCCATTTAGGGCTATGTAATTCCTTTATAAACATTTATACGGTGTCCACATTAAGTTTTATATAAGAAAGAGGCTGAGCCTCGAAAGTCATTTCTCAATGATCTTTTGAGTCAGCCTCTCCAATGTTTACTTTAACCATTGATCAAAGAAAGCTCTATATCCTTTCTTCATCACTGAACTTGAAAAACTCTCAAGTGCATACTGTCTGTTCTCTAAGGAGACCTTCGTAGAGGACCCTACCGCCATATTTACTAATTCGAACCAATTTTTCTCATTACCCGAAAATGTATGACTGCAACTAATATGGTTATAACAAGGATGTTCAGGCTTAACAACAATTTTCCCCATTGCCAGTGCTTCTGTTAGGGGCATTGAAAATGTATCAAATTTAGAGCTATTCCAATAAACTTTTGCAGAATTCATAAGCTGAAAGATTTCGTTCTGAGATAAGGCAAACCTTAGCTTCACATTGTCAGGTATATGATACTTTTTCATACTTTCCTTGTACCGCTCACCGCCAAACACCATAAACACTTCTTTATCAGGATTTTGCCTAGCATATTCTAAGACAATATCAGGACGTCTATTTTCTTCATCTCTCCCAATCCAAAGAACTCTATTTTCAATTACTTGATTGGGATCAAAATGCTTTTCTGCTAAAATCTCATCGAAGCCAATAGGAATTACATTTACATCGGTGACACCGAACTTCGTATTTAATTCTTGTTTAAGAAATTCTGTTGAAACAACAGCCTTATCGACAATCTGATAGAATGGCTTCATCATCTCATACCCTGTCAAGGCTGGATCGGGGAAGCTATGTGGGAATAACACACTATTTTTAAGAAACATTTTCAAATATGTAAATCCAGAAACTGTATAGATGACATGGTCAATCTTTTGAGAATAAATTTTATCCAACACGATATCATAATTTACAAGATCGCCTTTTTCATGTTCATACCCTGGGAGCCAGTCATAACCACTAACATGTCGCTCAGGAGATATAAAAACAATCTCAACACCAAAATCTTTACTTATTTCTTTCAATCTCTCTGCAAAAACACGCGGTCCTTGTGCTTCAGCAAATTGAATTTTCCTCATGACTAAGCCTACTTTTTTCATTATATCCACCTTTTACAATTAGTCTTTCATTCGCACATTGATGTAAATTTACTTGATTTTTAAATTGAATTTCTCCTTCAAATCATTTACAAGTTTTTGATAATATTCGTCACTTACAAAATCCTTTGAGCCTCTCAATATCTCTAGTGCATAATGCTCTGGTGGTGCTAGTTCTTCTACTTTGTCGATGACTAAAAATGTCAAGACATTTTCATGTTTTTTACCAGCAATTTCAACGTCAAGAAAGGCAGGTCGATAAATACCGCTATAAACTCCCTCACGGAAAAATAAATAGTCTAATGCATCTTTGGTTATTTCATACACCTTACCTTCAACCCATTGTTCCGCTTCTACCATGTCTGCTCTACTACCATCATTGGAACGCCGCGCATAAGCGAGTCTGTAATTCTTAGCGATGCCACAGCCCCTAATTCTCGTAAAGAGATGGTCTACATTAGCTTTACGAAACCTCTCGTCATCCATACAAGAGCCGTAGGCAAAATAGAGGTGTTGATCTTGTTGGATGTATTGATGGCACTTCCAATCTCCGAAATCTATTCTGTTTAAATGAGCAGCCTTAGTATCGTCAAATATATATACATACGCATCAAAACGACCATGATCGGTATGGATCGTTTGAATGACACGGTCATAAAGATCTTCTTTTGGATTGCCAGTATACCCTTCTAACTCATCAAGCCTTCTCAGTTGGTCTTCTGATATCTCATAAACCTCTCCATACACCCGTTCCTCTTTGTCGGTAACCATTGCCGGATAGCCGTAAGTTGTGTCATACAATATCCCATTTGTCCACGCCTGTCTCGCAAGACACATAGCCTGTTTTAGTAATGAATGATTTACTTCATGTTGTCGTAAAGTTCCATAAACAAAAACACGATGTTTCTTCATGTCTATCGGGTTCCCCCCTTTTCATCGTAACCACTTTATCCTTCATCTATGATCCCAGCATGCCTGACAAACGGAGCAAGCTGGCGGTGAATATTTTCGATTGAATGGAAAGCATAAAATTCATGGGCTTTCATCCCGTTTACAAAAACCGCAATATATGGCACACTTTTAATTTTCCAATCCATCGCAAGCTTCCGGTTTATGTTAAGATTTATCGAGTAAATCGTTGTATCTTGATTTACTTCATTCCAACTCTCAATCATCTTTTTTGCTAATTTACATGTTCCGCATAACGGAGTATAACAAAAATAAATTTTTATATTTTGTTTCTTATTTAACAAATGCCATTCAACCATTTTTTCTGTTACTTCTACCATTTCTTTACCACTCCTCTACCTACCATTATAACGAAAGTAGAATTATGATGGAAATTTATCATACTGATTAGTGAAAGCAGTTCAAAATGTAGTAGTAGCAACGGTTTTCGGAATTCCCTCGGAATACACATGATCTAATCGCAACCAAAGTAAAAAGCTCAACTTCAATGTAGTTGAGCTTCTTCTAATTCTCTAACAAAGCAGCTAGTTTACTTGTTTTACCCGGCTAATTCCTGACTACATTCTGTAAACGCTCTGCCACAAGAGTGTTTCCTTTTTCAACAGCAAGTTCAAAAGGAGTTTTGCCACCCTGAACGATTAGATCAGGTTTTGCCTCGTAATCTAATAATAAATTGATAAGTTCAAGGTTGTTATCATGATAAGCAGCGCTGTGTAAGCAAGTGTGACCGTTACTATCAAAGATGGTTGTTTGCGCTCCGTTATCCAGTAATAGTTTAATAACTTCAATCTTTCGTTCTCCAGCAATCGCAGCATGTAAGGCTGTATTCGAAGGAATATAGGCGATCTTTGAATGCGAAACGGCATTTATCTCAGCACCGCGGTCGATGAGTAATTGAACTGCCTCTCTGTTGCCATAGTGAGCCGCAAAGCCTAATGGCGTTAAACCATCATTATTTTCGGTGTTCACTAAAGATGGTTGTAACTCTAACAGCTTTTTTATTTCTGAAACATTATTTAGTTTTGCAGCTTGAAAAAGAGAATTAATGAATCCATTCATGAACTATACCTCCACTATTATTACTTCTAGTAATATTCGAGTTTATCCATCAATTTCCTTTTTTCCTAAAAAAGTGAAGGACTTTTACCTTCACTAAACTAAATCTTTTAACGCTATCTCTAAGTTCGTGTATTGAAAGTTAAAACCGCTTTCTTCTAATTTCTTTGGAATACAGTTTCTCCCTGTTAATGCTAAACTAGGTTCCGTTTGTAAAAATAAATAGGCTCCTAACCAAACAAAAGGTGACGGTGCTGGAGGTGTCCAGCCTTTGCCCATGACTTTACGTAATGTACTCATAAATTCCTTATTTGTTACAGGCGTTGGACCCGTCGCATTATATATGCCTGAATAACTCTCATTTTCTATCGCAGTTAGAAACATTTGATTTAAATCATCGATATGAAGCCAACTAATATATTGTTTTCCTGAACCTACAGTTCCACCTAAATTCAATGAAACTAGTTTTTTCAACGGTTCAAGTGCACCACCATCTTTGCCTAAGGCAAACCCAATTCGAAGGAGTACTTGGCGTGTAGTATGTAAATCATCTTTAAAGAACTCCTCTTCCCAAAGCTTACAGACATCTACTGAGAACCCGGTTCCAATTGGAGATTTTTCATCACACAGGTCCTGAGTGTCGCCAAATATCGCCAATGAGCCTGCCTGAACAAACGCCTGAGGAGGCTGTTGACTTTGTTCAATCGCTTCTATCAATACTTTTACTGACTGAATTCTTGAAGAGATAATTTCTTCTCTATTTTTCTTGGTATAGATGCAGTTTACGCTTTTCCCAGTAAAATTCACTACAGCATAGCTACCATCAATCTCTTGAGCCCATTCACCTAAACTTTCCCCGTCCCATTGTAGATACGTAATATTGCCGTTAACTTTTGCTGAACCTCTAGTTAAAATAACGACTTCATAACCTTTTGCATCTAAGTAATCAGCAAGAGAGGCACCTAAAAACCCTGAACCGCCGGCTAACACCACTTTTTTACTCATGTAAAGTCACCCTTTCTTATACTATTTAAAAAAGCAGAACATGAAAAATGCATGTCCTGCTTTTTATTTTAGAAGCTAATGATCCGGTAACCAAGTAACAGTACTAACGCAAGTGCTCCTAGACAGTAAAACCAGAAGTGAGGTTTTAATGTACCTTTTTTTGTTCTAACAAGAATCATTTCCATAAAGTAAATTAACGCTATGGCAAGAACTCCCTTGATGATGTGAGTAAGTGGGAAGCCGATCATAACTAGCATTCCAACTCCAGTACCAATCATAATTACATAAAGAAGCCTTAAAACCATATGAGTGATTTTTGCACCTTTTGCTATATTCGCTCGATAAAGGAAGAACGAAACAAAAAACAATAGGACCAAAAGCATCCAAAAATACGCGTGTGGATGATATAAAGCAATATACGGCATATGTAAACCTCCAAAAAATTATTGTGACTTACCTATTATACCTTGAAAAGAACATATTTCCAAAATATTTGTCTTTTAAAGTTAAAACATGTCCAAAAAGAAAAACACGTACCGATGATGGTACGTGTTTTTCAAAAAGAACTGTTATTTTACACCTTCAGAAATTTCTCTGATCATTTCACTTACTGAAACTAGACCACCACCAGATAGGTACCAATAGTTAGGATCTAAATAAACAATCTTTCCATCTTGATAAGCTCTAGTTTTTTCGGTTAACTCATTCTCAATCGTTTGCTTAGCAGCTGACTCGCCACCCGCCACTACTGCCCCACGATCTACAACAAATAAATACTCAGGATCTTTTTCAAGTAGATATTCATAAGAAATATTCATACCGTGTGTAGAAACTTCAATCGTATCATCCACTGGAGTAAATCCAAATAAACCATGAAGGATACCAAATCTTGAACCAGGACCATAAGCACTAATGTTACCTTCATTAGCTAAAACGATTAGTACATTTTCAACCGAACTAGCTTTTTGATTTAGTTCAGCAATTGAAGCATCAATTTGAGCTAACTCTGCTTCAATGACATCTTCTCTATCAAAAATTTGACCTAAGATTGTCATATTGTTTTTAAACGATTCCATATAATTTGCGTTATCTACTGCCATGTACACTGTTGGAGCAAGTTTTGAAAACTCAGGATATAACTCTTGTTGTCTACCAGAGATGATGATTAAATTAGCACCTTCATTAGCAATTGCTTCAAAATCAGGTTCTTTCAAGCTTCCAGTGTTTACGTATTTTGCATCAGCAAATTTAGATAAGTATGGTGGGATGTTCGCTTGTGGTAAACCAAAAACCTCAACACCGATTTTGTCTAACGAATCGAGTACACCAAAGTCAAACACAACTACTTTTTCAGGATTTTTTGGTACAACAGTTTCACCTAATTGGTGTTTTACAGTAACTTCTGTTTCTACTTCTTCTTGTGCTTCAACTTCAACTGTTGATTCTGTTACAGGTTCAGTAGGCTCTACTGTAGTCGTTCCAGATGTTGCATCTTTAGTACCGCAAGCAGCTATCGTAATTACTAAAAGAAAAGCAACTAATGTAAAAAATATTTTTTTCATATTCTCTTCACCTCATTAAATTTTTCATTTAAATTATTTAAATGGTTGTACTGAAAAATGGATTTCTATTACAAGGCTGCGCATGATTACTTCATTTTTTAGGGGGAAACGAAGTTTAATTTGCAGCGTCTAGTAGCGCTTTTTACAGTACAAACATTGAAACAATGGGGCAATGAGAAGCTTTTAGACTATGAGTCTCACTGCCCGTAGAAATCTATGTAAAGTACACACAGATTTTATTTTGATTAATAGATTCAATTTGAATATCCATGTCATATATTTCTTTTAATACTTCTGTATTAATAATCTCTGGTGTAGTCCCTTCACGAACAACCTTCCCATCTTTCAAAGCAACAATATAATCTGAATAACAAGATGCAAAGTTAATATCATGAATTACAATAACAACAGTCTTTCCTAGTTCATCAACAAGCTTTCGCAACACTTGCATAATTTGAACAGAGTGCTTCATGTCGAGGTTATTTAAAGGCTCATCTAAGAGGACATACTCAGTATCTTGAGCTATAACCATAGCGATATAAGCTCTTTGCCTTTGACCACCACTCAGCTGATCAAGAAACTTATGTTGCATTTCTTCAAGCTCCATATAACGAATTGCCTCATCAACGTGCTTCCAATCTTCTTTTGTTAGATTTCCTTGGGAGTATGGAAACCGTCCAAACGAAACTAGTTCTCTAATCGTCAAACGTAGATTAATATTGTTTGATTGCTTTAGTATGGAAATCTTTTTTGCTAGGTCTCTACTTTTTGACTGACTTATTTCTTTTCCCTCAATAAATATTTCGCCGCTATCTCTTTGAATTAACCTACTAATCATCGAAATAACTGTACTCTTCCCTGCTCCGTTAGGGCCAATAAATGAAGTAATCGTCCCTTTTTTTATTTTGACCGTAACATCCTCGACGACGTTTTTTTGACCGTATTTCTTAAACAGTTTCTTTACTTCTACCATTATTTATTCCCCCTTAATAACAGGTAGATAAAGTATACTCCACCTACAAAATCAATAATGACACTGATCGTTGTTGAGAACGTAAACACTCGTTCAACTAATAGTTGCCCCCCAACAAGGGCTACAATGGCTATTAAGATTGAACCTAGAAAAAGATATTTATGTTGATAGGTTTTCATAAACTCATAAGCTACGTTAGCAACTAATAAACCTAAGAACGTAATCGGGCCTACCAATGCAGTTGCAACCGATACTAAAATAGCTATGACCACCAATAAACGTTTAACTACATAGTCATAATCGACGCCTAAGTTTACAGCTTCATCTCTCCCTAATGACAAGACATCTAAGTACTTCATAAATCTAAGGAAATATAAAGTTGTTGCTAGTAGAAGAATAATAGCCAATGTTATGATATCCGTATTAACATTGTTAAAGCTGGCAAACATACGATCTTGAACAATCATAAATTCATTTGGATCAATTAGTACTTGCATAAAGGTTGAGATACTTTGGAAAAACGTACCAACAATTAATCCAATTAATAATAGGAAATAAATGTTACGACCTTCTTTTTTAAAGAGAATTTTATAAAACACCCCTGCAAAGATGATCATTAAACTTACTGACAAGAGAAAATTCATATTTTTGTTCATGACAATGAAACTAGTAGAACCAAATACAAAAACGATAAAGGTTTGTAGTAATAGATAAAGAGAATCTAGACCAATAATACTTGGTGTTAAGATCCGGTTATTGGTAATCGTCTGAAACACGACTGTGGAAAAGGCAATAGCTGCTCCAGTAATAACGATCGCTAGGATCTTCATTCCTCTTCTTGGAACTATGTAGCCCCAGTTGTTTCCTATGTTTAAAAATATGAATAGTAAGATCAGAGCTATGGCCATAACTGCTAGTAGGCTAATTTTTGTCTTTTTATTCATAAGCCCTTCTCCTCAATAGTAGGTAAAGGAAAATTCCACTTCCTAAAACTCCTACTGTTAAACCAATTGGAATTTCATAAGGGTAGATAATAAGACGTCCTAATATATCACATAAAAGAACAAACACTGCCCCTAAAAGTGCTGTATGAGAAAGGTTCTTTTTCAGATTATCGCCATTATAGATACTAACAATATTCGGAATAATTAACCCTAAAAACGGGATCATTCCGACTGTCAGTAAAACCACTGAAGCTACTAGGGCAACAATAATTAAACCAAGATTCACGACTGCACGATAATTAAGTCCTAAGTTAACTGAAAACTCTTCTCCCATACCTGCTACCGTAAATCGATTCGCATAAAGATATGCGAGTATAACGAGCGGTATACTTATGTAAAGTAATTCATATCTACCACGAATAATTAACGAAAAGTTACCTTGCATCCATGACGACATATTTTGAATGAGATCATATCGATAAGCAAAGAATGTTGTAATTGAGCCAATGATATTTCCAAACATAATACCAACTAATGGAATAAAGATCGCATCTTTAAATTTTATTTTGTCTAATATTTTCATGAAAATAAAGGTTCCTGCTAAGGCAAAAACAAAAGCTACTAGCATCTTCTGGAACGGACTTGCTGATGCGAATAGTAGTAATGCTACTAAAACTCCTAATCTAGCAGAATCCATAGTACCTGCCGTCGTAGGTGAAACAAACTTATTTCTTGTTAACTGCTGCATAATAAGTCCACAAATGCTTAAGCTTACACCCGCAATAATAATGCTTATTAATCGAGGAAACCTACTTACAAATAGTAACTGTAATTGGTCTTCAGTTAGACGAAAAAGGTCTGAGGGATTTAACGACCCTACCCCAATAAAAAGCGAGATACAAGATAAAATGATTAAACTAATGAACAAATACCGTTTTTTCATTACGAACTCCCTGCTTGAATATTGTTGATAAAACAATTGAGAATGGTTATCGTTTACAATTATCATTATATCTAAGTGATAATGATTGTCAATAACAATTATAAAAATAATTGCATGAACAAGTATATTTTTCTCTAAATAATGTCTAGATTGTTGAATTATATCCACACTTTTTACGCATTACTTGTGCAGACAATTACTTTTCAGATGCAAAAAGAGCACTTGTATACGATACAAGTGCTCTTTTTTATGTACTTAAGTTTTGTGTAATTTGCTTTAACACACGGAGAAATTGCTCGAGTTCATCCTTATCAACTCCATGTGAAATCTGTTCAATTGTTTTTTGAGCTTGCTCAATTAGTCCAATCTGTAGTTTCTTCCCTTTAGCAGTTAAGAATATAAGATTTGTCCGTTTGTCGACAGGATGTTCGACTCTCATCACTAAATCATTTTTTTCTAAATTATTAATTAGTCGGGAGACACTTGGTTGATCTTTACCAGTAAGAGTAGCAAGTTTATTCTGCGTTAAACCATCTTCTTCCCATAGCCTTATTAAAATTGACCATTGTTCATGTGTAACCGGATAGCCATTATCTTTAAAATTTGAATTTAAACGGTTAATCACTAATCGCCCCGCGTCGACAATTTGAAATCCGATTGATTCTGCTAATTTATAATTTCGGTAATCCATCCTATTCTCCTATTCTTCCGCTAGAAAGTAACATACGATTTCTACTCCACAGTTTCTCAGAACATCTACTTTCTGAAAAGCCTCAATATACTAATAATGGTACCGTAATCATACTCTTATATCAAGTAGTACTCGGTTTAATCACATACTTAAGTTGCTATTTTTTCTATGCTCTCTCGACCTGTCTAGAGGTGAACAGACACCAACACCCTTTGTTGACTTAAAAAAGCACATCAGAAGTTTCATTTCGTGATGTGCTTTCTCTAAACTCATTCTTTTTTATTCGCCTGCTACAGCTAACCCTTTAATTTTTAGTGAAGGAGAACCGACATAACCACCCATCGGAAAACCAAATTCTAAATCACTTGCAATTGCCTCCACTTGTTCAAGCATTGTAAAGAAATTACCCGCGATCGTAATTTGGTTTACAGGCCGTTCAATTTTCCCACCTTTAACTAAATAACCGTTAGCAGCTAGAGAAAAATCCCCTGAAATAGAGTTAGCACCTGAGTGGAGCCCTTGAACATCTGTAATAATAAGCGCTTCCTCTTCTCGTTCAAGTAAATCTTCGTAGCTTAGCTCACCTGGCTTAATAAACATATTGGACGGGGCAACCATGATTGTCCCTTTATAAGAAGACTTTGTGGCATGACCAGTAGACTGAACGTTATCTTTTGTTGCTGTTTTCAAGTTATGAAGGTACGTCTTTAGGACACCATTTTCAACAATCTGTAAGCGTTGAGTGGCAACACCTTCACTATCGAAAGAACGACTCATAAAACCCTCTTTCAAAAATGGATCATCGATAATAGTCACAAGTGGATTAGCTATAACTGTATCAAGCTTATTTGCTAATCTAGATTTACCTTTGTGAACGTTGTCAGCTGAAAAGGCTTGTGTAAAAACCTGTAGCATAGATGCTGCTGCAGTGTTTTTTAATATAACTGGATATTCTTTACTAGCTATCGAGGTTGCACCTAATGTACTAAGAGCCTCTGTTACGATCTCCTTTGCTAAGGTAACTGGCTCAATCGTCGAAAAATCCCTGGTTAAGATTAACTTACCAGCCGTTTTTATGTCTTCCTTGTCTTTTACAACCACAGAAATATATGTGTAAATCACATTACCTTTTTCATACTTTTCTAGCCCTTTTGTATTGGCTATCAGCTTCTCCGTGTCATGCGACTCTAGTAAACAATAATTGACACTTGCCACTTTATCACTTAACGCAAAGCATTCCGCTTCGATTTGTTTTAAAAGATCTATTTTTTCTTCTGTAGATACAGAGGCTAGCTCTTTTGAATATAAGTTTATGTCTTCGTATTGTTCAGAACCGCCAAAGATAACCTCAGATTCTTCGCTATCAATGATAGTTACGTTTTCTTTAGCTTCTTCTAGTAAAAAAAGAATCGCACCCTCATCAATTTTTTCGGTATAGCTGTAACCCATTTGACCATTAAATATGCCTCGAAAAGAAACGCCACCTTCAACAGCAAGATTATAGCTATCAATTTCGCCTTTAAACACTTTTGTACTAAATTTTCCATTGCTTTGATAATACAATTCCATATCTGAAAATCCGAACTCTTCGCCTTTTGCAAAAAGACTTTCTTTAAATATAAGTAGATCCATCACTTATTTCCCCTTTCGTCCGCCGACAGTAATTTCGCTAACACGGATCATTGGTTGACCAACATTGGCAGGGATTGAACCACTCACAGAACCACACATTCCCTGACCATGTGCTAAGTTATCTCCAACCATATCGACCTTCTGTAACGTCTTAGGCCCATTCCCAATTAGAGTTGCCCCACGAACTGGTTCAGCGATCTTACCATTTCGAACAATGTACCCTTCGTTAATTGCGAAGTTGTAATCTCCAGTAGCGGGATTGACCGAGCCACCGCCCATGTACTTGGCGTATATACCAAACTCAGTATTTGCAATAATTTCTTCTGGAGTTGATTTCCCCGGTGCGATAAACGTATTGGTCATTCTTGAGGTTGGTGCATACTTATAAGACTCTCTTCGACTAGACCCTGTCGATTCTGACCCCATACGTCTTGCACCTAATTTATCAATCAAGTAACCTTTCAAAATTCCATTTTCAATAAGGACATTTTTCCTTGTTGCTTCTCCTTCATCATCAACATTAGCTGAACCCCATTCGTTTGCTAGTGTACCATCGTCTATGTAAGAGACGATCTCTGGGGCAACCTGCTCACCCACTTGATCAGCAAACACTGAATTTTTCTTGGCAACAGATGTAGCTTCTAAGCCGTGTCCACAAGCTTCGTGAAAAATAACGCCTCCAAATTCATTATCAATAATGACTGGGAACTTACCGCTTGGGCATTCCTCAGCGTTAAGCATGGTAACAGCAATTCTTGATGCTTCTGTAGCATAGTGATGAAGATTCATTGTTTCTAGCAGCTCAAATCCTTTATGTGCACCAGGCAAGTAGGATCCGGTTTGCATCTCATTCCCTCTTGATGCGACTGACTGAATCGCAAGTCGTGTTCTAATTCGTTCATCCTCCACGAACCGTCCTTCAGAGTTGGCAATCAACACTCGTTGCTGCTCATCCTTATACCCTACAGATACTTGAGAGATTAATTCATGATAATCCTTAGCAATATCGTAAACTTCCCTCATCACATCTACTTTCTTACTTTTTGGTACTTCCCTTGGCGTATGTATAATAGGGTGTTGATTTGTTATCGCTTGTCTCGTTAAATTGAGCGTTAGATTGATTGGACTCCCTTTAATCGCTTGAGCTGCTTCAAGAGCAACTGCGATCAGTTTATCTCTGTCATGCTCATTAGTATAAGCATAGACACTATTTAGCCC
It encodes the following:
- a CDS encoding TldD/PmbA family protein, encoding MDLLIFKESLFAKGEEFGFSDMELYYQSNGKFSTKVFKGEIDSYNLAVEGGVSFRGIFNGQMGYSYTEKIDEGAILFLLEEAKENVTIIDSEESEVIFGGSEQYEDINLYSKELASVSTEEKIDLLKQIEAECFALSDKVASVNYCLLESHDTEKLIANTKGLEKYEKGNVIYTYISVVVKDKEDIKTAGKLILTRDFSTIEPVTLAKEIVTEALSTLGATSIASKEYPVILKNTAAASMLQVFTQAFSADNVHKGKSRLANKLDTVIANPLVTIIDDPFLKEGFMSRSFDSEGVATQRLQIVENGVLKTYLHNLKTATKDNVQSTGHATKSSYKGTIMVAPSNMFIKPGELSYEDLLEREEEALIITDVQGLHSGANSISGDFSLAANGYLVKGGKIERPVNQITIAGNFFTMLEQVEAIASDLEFGFPMGGYVGSPSLKIKGLAVAGE
- a CDS encoding TldD/PmbA family protein; the protein is MLQQSLIEDLITAALSTGGDFAEIFVEDKFNTNIALVGGKIETSISGRDYGIGIRIFQGLNSVYAYTNEHDRDKLIAVALEAAQAIKGSPINLTLNLTRQAITNQHPIIHTPREVPKSKKVDVMREVYDIAKDYHELISQVSVGYKDEQQRVLIANSEGRFVEDERIRTRLAIQSVASRGNEMQTGSYLPGAHKGFELLETMNLHHYATEASRIAVTMLNAEECPSGKFPVIIDNEFGGVIFHEACGHGLEATSVAKKNSVFADQVGEQVAPEIVSYIDDGTLANEWGSANVDDEGEATRKNVLIENGILKGYLIDKLGARRMGSESTGSSRRESYKYAPTSRMTNTFIAPGKSTPEEIIANTEFGIYAKYMGGGSVNPATGDYNFAINEGYIVRNGKIAEPVRGATLIGNGPKTLQKVDMVGDNLAHGQGMCGSVSGSIPANVGQPMIRVSEITVGGRKGK